A DNA window from Paenibacillus andongensis contains the following coding sequences:
- a CDS encoding AraC family transcriptional regulator: protein MLPNYTGLSISLVYPIIKAIVFKGHNKEEFFKRVNIDESILHDPEARLSEEDFERITELAAFITSDDMFGLHQGQNIEISDLGILGYVMLHSKTIGQGLAAFQKYNMIVCDGYNIDWRIEENDVIIGLSYNRPHKQPARHCIEDMASSLYHLMIRLSCRNIFLKEVHFTHALSTEIDAYTSVLGITPQFGKNSNTIRISKDILDYPILFADSKLLGTFEAIAEETRHRLMQGRIFSDQLYNWIIKGMPMPFPSLKMASMAFKMSVRSIQARLKQENTTFQDILNRARRELAVGYLAKPEYKIGEVAYLLHFSEPSAFQSAFKKWTGLTPRQYRMDLLKHLQL, encoded by the coding sequence TTGTTACCAAACTACACAGGGTTATCTATATCCCTTGTTTATCCGATTATCAAAGCGATTGTGTTCAAGGGACATAACAAAGAAGAATTTTTCAAAAGAGTAAATATCGATGAGTCCATTCTTCATGACCCCGAGGCTCGGTTATCGGAAGAGGATTTTGAACGTATAACGGAATTAGCCGCTTTTATTACTTCGGATGACATGTTCGGATTACATCAGGGACAGAATATAGAGATTTCTGATTTGGGGATTCTAGGATATGTGATGCTTCACTCAAAAACCATCGGTCAAGGCTTAGCTGCTTTTCAAAAATATAATATGATCGTATGTGATGGATACAACATCGATTGGCGAATAGAAGAGAATGACGTTATCATCGGGTTGTCCTACAATCGTCCTCACAAGCAACCGGCCCGACACTGCATAGAGGATATGGCTAGTTCTTTGTATCATTTGATGATAAGGCTAAGCTGCAGAAATATTTTTTTAAAAGAAGTGCACTTCACTCATGCTCTCTCCACGGAGATTGACGCGTATACATCGGTACTCGGGATCACGCCGCAGTTTGGTAAGAATTCGAATACAATTCGTATTAGTAAGGACATTCTGGATTATCCCATTTTATTTGCGGATTCCAAGCTACTGGGGACATTCGAGGCCATCGCGGAGGAAACCAGACACAGACTCATGCAAGGTCGAATATTTTCTGACCAATTATACAATTGGATCATCAAGGGCATGCCGATGCCTTTTCCGAGTTTAAAGATGGCGTCAATGGCTTTCAAAATGAGTGTCAGAAGCATTCAGGCGAGGTTAAAGCAGGAAAATACAACCTTTCAAGATATCTTGAATCGAGCACGAAGAGAGCTTGCTGTGGGTTATTTGGCTAAACCGGAATATAAAATAGGAGAGGTCGCTTACCTTCTTCATTTCTCAGAGCCAAGTGCCTTTCAAAGTGCTTTTAAGAAATGGACAGGGCTAACACCTAGACAGTATAGGATGGATTTATTGAAACATCTTCAACTATGA
- a CDS encoding YqkE family protein, whose protein sequence is MAKKKWSSTPAVTSVQDKPATLKDLLRPEILEGLKAQADAMKAEEQAKKEAERAKAEAARKAEEKRLENDFGHLLSKSSLDWRKHK, encoded by the coding sequence ATGGCAAAGAAAAAATGGTCGTCTACTCCTGCTGTTACCAGCGTGCAAGATAAACCGGCAACACTGAAGGATTTGCTGCGCCCGGAAATACTTGAGGGACTCAAAGCACAGGCTGATGCCATGAAGGCAGAGGAACAAGCGAAGAAAGAGGCAGAGAGAGCGAAGGCGGAAGCTGCTCGCAAAGCGGAAGAAAAACGACTTGAGAATGATTTTGGACATCTGCTGTCTAAAAGCAGTCTAGATTGGCGAAAGCACAAATGA
- a CDS encoding APC family permease, producing the protein MTSDSLKKIMFGKPLKSSEMESEKMPVWKGLPILSSDALSSVSYGTEQILLELATVGIAAFAFSLPIAVSIIALIMLLVLSYRQVIEAYPHGGGAYMVSKENLGMVWGRLTGVSLLIDYTLTVAVSISAGVQAITSAFPSAVPYIVPITLVLVWIMVWLNLRGTSESGTIFAIPTYFFILCILVLVGKGLYDMLTGSINTHPIAFAPSSMTSSLTLFVLLKAFSSGCSAVTGIEAISDAVPHFRSPSVKNAKRTLVSLGTLLAIVFGGVTVLALGYGIVPDPDGHTSVLSMVTEQAFGRGAMYYATQIGTMLILVLAANTSFNGFPILASIMAQDKNFPRMFAFRGDRLSFHYGIITLGVLASILLIGFKGKTDALIPLYAIGVFLSFTLAQGGLVRKWLRERVKGWIGKLLINGLGGIVSLAVLLIFSITKFTEGAWIVIIITPLLLLLITKISHHYDDVAKQLRIDITIERVCTKEPLIIVPVAGIHRVVAQSLNYAKSLSPNVIAFYVSFSDEDEELMQEKWDKWDPGVRLVIFKSRYRTILKPLAEFIERIDTHVSEKQNIMVILPQFMPKKWWHRLLHNQSAARIRSKLQADKDIVVATVPYHLHE; encoded by the coding sequence ATGACAAGCGACTCATTGAAAAAAATTATGTTTGGTAAACCACTGAAATCCAGCGAAATGGAATCCGAAAAAATGCCGGTTTGGAAGGGGCTGCCGATCCTATCCTCGGATGCCTTATCGTCGGTCTCCTACGGGACCGAGCAGATTCTATTAGAACTCGCGACCGTTGGAATTGCCGCTTTTGCGTTTTCTTTGCCCATTGCGGTATCCATTATTGCTCTGATTATGCTGCTAGTTTTGAGCTATAGACAAGTGATAGAGGCCTACCCGCATGGTGGCGGGGCGTATATGGTTTCCAAAGAAAATCTAGGTATGGTGTGGGGAAGGCTGACTGGGGTTTCGCTGCTTATTGACTATACACTTACCGTTGCTGTTTCGATCTCTGCCGGCGTGCAGGCGATTACGTCAGCTTTTCCATCGGCGGTGCCGTACATTGTTCCGATTACTTTAGTTCTTGTATGGATCATGGTTTGGCTTAATTTACGAGGAACTTCGGAATCAGGTACGATTTTCGCTATTCCAACGTACTTTTTTATTCTATGTATTTTAGTGCTAGTGGGCAAAGGCTTATACGATATGCTGACGGGATCCATTAATACGCATCCCATCGCGTTTGCTCCGAGCTCAATGACAAGCTCATTAACGTTATTCGTCCTTTTAAAAGCATTCTCTTCCGGCTGTTCTGCCGTGACAGGGATCGAGGCCATCTCGGATGCCGTGCCGCATTTCCGCTCACCATCCGTGAAAAACGCAAAGCGTACATTAGTATCCTTAGGGACACTTTTGGCTATCGTGTTTGGAGGCGTAACGGTGTTAGCTTTGGGATATGGTATTGTACCTGATCCTGATGGTCATACATCCGTATTATCCATGGTGACAGAACAGGCATTTGGCCGTGGGGCGATGTACTATGCAACTCAAATTGGTACTATGCTCATTCTGGTTTTGGCTGCAAATACAAGCTTCAACGGCTTTCCAATCTTAGCATCCATCATGGCACAGGATAAAAACTTCCCGCGTATGTTCGCATTCCGAGGAGACCGGCTTTCGTTTCACTATGGTATTATTACGCTTGGTGTGCTAGCGAGTATTCTTCTGATTGGTTTCAAAGGTAAGACCGATGCACTCATTCCTCTATATGCGATAGGCGTGTTTTTATCTTTTACGCTTGCGCAAGGCGGCTTGGTTCGTAAATGGTTGAGAGAGCGAGTGAAAGGTTGGATCGGAAAGCTGCTCATCAATGGTTTAGGCGGGATCGTTTCTCTAGCTGTTTTACTTATATTTTCGATAACTAAATTTACTGAAGGTGCATGGATTGTTATTATTATAACTCCACTACTGCTTTTGTTAATTACGAAAATCAGTCATCACTACGATGATGTAGCGAAGCAATTGCGTATTGATATAACGATTGAGCGGGTTTGCACGAAGGAGCCTTTGATTATTGTGCCAGTGGCGGGCATTCATCGGGTTGTAGCACAGTCCTTGAACTATGCGAAATCGTTGTCGCCAAACGTGATTGCCTTCTACGTATCGTTCTCCGATGAAGATGAAGAATTGATGCAGGAGAAGTGGGATAAATGGGATCCGGGCGTTAGATTGGTTATTTTTAAATCACGTTATCGGACGATATTGAAGCCTCTTGCTGAATTTATTGAGAGAATTGACACGCATGTTTCGGAAAAACAAAACATTATGGTCATTCTACCGCAATTTATGCCGAAAAAATGGTGGCATCGACTGCTCCATAACCAGTCTGCTGCACGCATTCGTTCGAAACTGCAGGCAGATAAAGATATCGTCGTGGCTACGGTACCGTATCATTTGCACGAGTAG
- a CDS encoding type II toxin-antitoxin system PemK/MazF family toxin, translating to MIIPARGDLIWLDFDPQAGREQAGRRPAIVLSEVDFNQLTGFAFVCPITNQTKDYAFEVPLPEGLPFTGAVLTDQLKSLDVRKRKIKIIASVPVDSDFMRNILRNTRSILA from the coding sequence TTGATAATTCCAGCACGCGGGGATCTAATCTGGCTGGATTTCGACCCACAAGCTGGGCGAGAACAAGCTGGTCGTCGTCCAGCAATTGTATTATCTGAAGTAGATTTTAATCAGCTAACTGGCTTTGCATTCGTTTGTCCAATAACCAACCAAACAAAGGACTATGCTTTTGAAGTGCCACTTCCAGAGGGACTTCCTTTCACTGGTGCCGTCCTCACGGATCAGTTGAAAAGTTTAGACGTAAGAAAGCGTAAAATTAAAATCATCGCAAGCGTTCCAGTTGATTCCGATTTTATGAGAAACATCCTTCGGAATACGCGATCCATTTTGGCATAA
- a CDS encoding ATP-binding cassette domain-containing protein has product MPITLQDIRVDAPDDPNHQLLKDISFNLSDGSITLLIGHTGSGKSTLLQVMAGILEPTLGTMTLDEQPLWHKRKVDQAHLLRLGLIFQFPEQQLFARSVRQEFAYSLRPYRLGADERERRIRDACADLDPRGVIAMDRSPFSLSGGEQRRLALATTFATAPDWLLMDEPTAGLEAAAVRELLRIIRVRERGGFVIATHDLDTFFPLADRVLVLDRGALVFDGSPEELCRAPEVLTRAGVGLPSCVEAALELARYGIAIAPDRLTPALAAPAIAEALRERASAKVPAPQAAAPSPQATREAGEAVKPPEAAWLRVDPRAKWLLYLLLVIGTMQQQLWSGLAASMLLLGLAFLGLPRSVLRGSMKIALPFLIFMFISILLGGLDWSTAEGQFPLGFSAERGWSTALTLTRLFLVLMAGYWLAVTTPYGQLVQGLNWALKYFHKVKISVESFSLAVSLIFRFIPLILREWQRFSAIVRARGKASIRPGAVRSRDIPALVVPLLLAMFHKAEQMTIAMELKKIDGKQLLLKKNTLQWRGIDTILVAAGILCFSLLMYMQS; this is encoded by the coding sequence ATGCCCATAACTCTGCAGGACATTCGGGTAGATGCTCCGGATGACCCTAATCATCAACTGTTGAAGGATATCAGCTTCAACTTGTCGGATGGATCGATAACCTTGTTGATTGGTCATACGGGTTCTGGAAAATCAACACTGCTGCAGGTCATGGCCGGAATTCTGGAACCAACCTTAGGAACGATGACCCTTGATGAGCAGCCATTGTGGCACAAACGGAAAGTAGACCAAGCCCATCTCCTGCGTCTTGGGCTGATCTTTCAATTCCCAGAGCAGCAGCTGTTCGCGCGCAGTGTACGCCAGGAATTCGCGTACTCCTTGCGCCCTTATCGGCTCGGGGCGGACGAACGCGAGCGACGCATTCGCGACGCTTGCGCTGACCTCGATCCACGAGGCGTCATCGCCATGGATCGGTCGCCTTTCTCGCTGAGCGGCGGCGAGCAGCGCCGGCTCGCGCTGGCCACAACCTTCGCCACTGCGCCGGATTGGCTCCTCATGGATGAGCCCACTGCCGGCTTAGAGGCGGCAGCCGTCCGCGAATTGCTGCGCATCATTCGCGTGCGCGAGCGTGGCGGCTTCGTCATCGCCACGCACGACCTGGACACGTTCTTTCCGCTAGCGGACCGTGTCCTCGTTCTAGACCGCGGCGCGCTCGTCTTCGACGGCTCGCCGGAAGAGCTTTGCCGCGCGCCGGAGGTGCTGACGCGCGCGGGGGTCGGCCTCCCGAGCTGCGTGGAGGCCGCTCTAGAGCTGGCGCGCTATGGCATCGCCATCGCGCCGGACCGGCTCACGCCGGCGCTTGCCGCGCCGGCGATCGCAGAGGCGCTGCGCGAACGCGCCAGCGCCAAGGTGCCGGCGCCGCAAGCGGCAGCGCCGAGCCCGCAGGCCACGCGCGAAGCTGGCGAGGCAGTGAAGCCGCCGGAGGCCGCGTGGCTGCGGGTTGACCCGCGCGCGAAGTGGCTGCTCTACCTGCTGCTCGTCATCGGGACGATGCAGCAGCAGCTGTGGAGCGGCCTCGCGGCATCCATGCTGCTCCTCGGCCTCGCTTTTCTCGGCCTCCCGCGCTCCGTCCTTCGCGGCAGCATGAAGATCGCCCTGCCATTCCTGATCTTCATGTTCATTTCGATCCTTCTGGGAGGGCTGGACTGGTCAACCGCTGAAGGGCAGTTTCCGCTTGGTTTCTCGGCGGAGCGTGGTTGGAGCACGGCACTCACGTTGACGCGTTTGTTTCTCGTCCTCATGGCAGGCTATTGGCTAGCCGTCACGACGCCTTATGGTCAGCTCGTGCAGGGGCTCAATTGGGCCTTAAAATATTTCCACAAAGTTAAGATCTCGGTTGAATCATTTTCTTTGGCCGTTTCCTTGATTTTCCGCTTTATTCCGCTCATCTTGCGGGAGTGGCAGCGGTTCTCAGCCATCGTTAGAGCCAGAGGCAAAGCATCTATCCGCCCGGGTGCTGTTCGTTCGCGAGATATCCCGGCGCTGGTAGTCCCCTTGCTGCTCGCTATGTTTCATAAGGCAGAGCAAATGACCATTGCGATGGAACTGAAGAAAATCGACGGCAAACAGCTGTTGCTGAAGAAAAACACGCTACAGTGGCGAGGAATTGACACCATTCTCGTTGCTGCGGGCATTCTTTGTTTTTCATTACTTATGTACATGCAATCATAA
- a CDS encoding MDR family MFS transporter produces MKKQGNNKTLVLIGLLLGLVFSELDQTVVSTALPTIIRDLHGMSLYGWVAGIYMLSITMFMPIFGKLADIYGRKKIYLSCVALFMVGSIISGLADSMTILLIGRGVQGIGAGGLMPLAMIIIGDTFPLEQRAKVQSLVGPLLILPQLIGPTIGGYFVSYVSWHWIFLINIPIGLIAAFIVSKGLREAVNTEKKSIDWAGAFTLVLAMLSLLLAPVLIDIKGYTWSSPVIIGLLVLFAVFTALFIRIESKAKEPIIPLVLFRNRSIVVLSCIVFLTMLGIMGGMSGFPFFAQNVMGMSPTASGYLSLAFMAGAIPASILCGNLITKIAYKKLFLVSFIFPIVSYVLLSRIQVETTVIYIIAGFFILGLGIGVLFGSDNLIVQESVAQEHSGVGVATVQLLQAIGTTLGFSIFGSLLSRNIASGLSGLSDQFPEGTAATILNGGIPQGLSADLLLQIKMVFTEAFQHIFAIGIFFAIAAFIACLFMRKEVLTNREEALTATESMTNTEEALNA; encoded by the coding sequence ATGAAAAAGCAAGGAAACAACAAAACGTTAGTTCTAATCGGTCTGCTGTTAGGCTTGGTATTCTCAGAGCTGGATCAAACAGTCGTATCTACGGCTCTGCCGACCATTATTCGTGATCTTCACGGCATGTCGCTTTACGGCTGGGTAGCAGGAATTTACATGCTCTCGATTACGATGTTCATGCCAATCTTCGGCAAGCTTGCCGATATTTATGGTCGCAAGAAGATTTATTTAAGCTGTGTCGCCCTATTTATGGTTGGATCCATCATCAGCGGACTCGCTGATTCGATGACCATACTGCTGATCGGAAGAGGCGTTCAAGGAATCGGAGCTGGTGGACTCATGCCTCTAGCCATGATTATCATTGGCGATACATTTCCGCTGGAGCAGCGAGCCAAAGTCCAGAGCCTTGTCGGTCCGTTATTGATTCTGCCACAGCTGATCGGACCTACGATTGGCGGGTATTTCGTAAGCTATGTGAGCTGGCATTGGATCTTTCTGATCAACATTCCTATAGGGCTTATCGCTGCCTTTATCGTATCCAAAGGCTTGCGTGAAGCGGTCAACACCGAGAAAAAATCCATTGACTGGGCTGGAGCCTTCACACTCGTTCTTGCTATGCTCTCACTTCTTCTAGCTCCAGTCTTGATCGACATCAAAGGCTATACGTGGTCGTCCCCTGTTATTATAGGCTTATTGGTGTTATTCGCCGTATTCACCGCGCTCTTTATCCGAATCGAGTCGAAAGCCAAGGAACCGATTATTCCCCTTGTTCTCTTCAGAAATCGATCCATCGTTGTTTTGTCCTGCATTGTTTTCCTGACGATGCTTGGCATCATGGGAGGCATGTCTGGATTCCCTTTTTTCGCACAGAATGTCATGGGCATGTCACCGACCGCATCTGGTTACTTGTCGCTAGCATTCATGGCGGGAGCGATTCCTGCGAGTATTCTTTGCGGTAACCTTATAACAAAGATCGCCTACAAGAAGCTCTTCCTCGTATCGTTCATCTTCCCGATCGTAAGCTATGTCCTGCTATCTCGCATACAGGTTGAGACAACAGTTATCTACATTATCGCGGGGTTCTTCATTTTGGGACTTGGGATCGGCGTTCTCTTCGGTTCAGACAATCTGATCGTGCAGGAATCCGTTGCGCAGGAACACAGCGGAGTCGGGGTTGCAACCGTGCAGTTGCTACAGGCTATTGGCACCACGCTAGGGTTCAGTATCTTCGGAAGCTTGCTTTCGAGAAATATCGCCAGCGGTTTATCCGGATTATCGGACCAATTTCCAGAAGGAACTGCCGCGACAATCCTTAATGGCGGCATCCCGCAGGGGCTCTCAGCAGACTTACTGCTGCAGATCAAAATGGTATTTACAGAGGCATTCCAACACATTTTCGCTATAGGCATCTTTTTCGCCATCGCAGCATTCATTGCTTGCTTGTTCATGAGAAAAGAAGTGCTGACGAATAGGGAAGAAGCACTGACTGCAACAGAATCTATGACAAACACAGAAGAAGCTTTGAATGCATGA
- a CDS encoding polysaccharide deacetylase family protein, whose product MITLSSCEVGNREAAQGAVEVSGAPTVTTTPTLTPTVSRETTTPSAVSTPIPIAQDTPTIPPTIPSAAPSEPRSSPSLDFSSLEKTLIERYGNAKPKKWGENVPGVRTHLTTKEQVIALTFDACGGKEGSGYDEKLIDYLIKENIPATLFINARWITANKDIFAKLAANPLFEIENHGTEHRPLSVNGKLAYGITGTKSVNDVIHEVKDNADQIEKLTGRRPVFFRSGTAYYDDIAAGIVHDLGFQLAGYNVLGDAGATYNTEQVYNALLKARSGSIVLAHMNHPEKDTAEGIMKAIPELKKEGYRFVHLASYTLN is encoded by the coding sequence ATGATAACGTTGTCATCCTGTGAGGTGGGTAATAGAGAGGCAGCTCAGGGGGCTGTTGAGGTAAGTGGTGCACCGACAGTAACAACAACACCAACATTAACACCAACAGTAAGTAGAGAGACAACGACGCCTTCTGCGGTATCGACACCAATTCCAATAGCCCAGGATACACCGACGATTCCACCGACGATTCCATCGGCGGCTCCAAGCGAACCGCGTTCATCGCCTAGTCTGGATTTTTCGTCTTTGGAAAAGACCTTAATCGAGCGTTACGGAAACGCCAAACCAAAGAAATGGGGCGAAAATGTCCCTGGCGTGCGGACACATCTTACGACGAAGGAACAAGTGATTGCGCTGACTTTTGACGCATGTGGAGGGAAGGAGGGCAGTGGGTACGATGAGAAGCTGATCGACTATTTGATCAAGGAGAACATCCCGGCTACCTTATTTATCAATGCGAGATGGATAACGGCCAATAAGGACATATTCGCCAAATTAGCCGCAAACCCACTGTTTGAGATTGAAAATCATGGGACCGAGCATCGGCCATTGTCCGTTAATGGCAAGTTGGCGTATGGCATCACGGGAACTAAGAGCGTGAACGATGTTATTCATGAAGTGAAAGACAATGCGGACCAGATCGAGAAGCTGACTGGACGGCGACCTGTATTTTTTCGCTCGGGCACAGCCTATTATGATGATATTGCAGCAGGAATTGTTCATGATTTAGGCTTTCAGCTGGCTGGTTACAATGTACTCGGAGACGCTGGAGCGACCTATAACACGGAGCAGGTATACAATGCGCTGCTAAAAGCTCGAAGCGGTTCTATTGTACTAGCGCATATGAACCACCCGGAGAAAGATACGGCAGAAGGTATCATGAAAGCAATTCCTGAGCTTAAAAAAGAAGGCTACCGCTTCGTTCACCTAGCTTCTTATACCCTAAACTAA
- a CDS encoding EcsC family protein, whose protein sequence is MDTAYTIYEQQMLKKLKRWEIRQQRTPNLMERASKSVQTSINNLIPDKVHKTITATVKGIVQTTLFGMNYIPKNEPLYGASLADSDAKAEELLSLYKKIAAAEGAGTGAGGILLGLADFPILIGIKLKFLFELAHAYGYSTKDYRERLFILYVFQLAFSSPNKKPDLLHTIKNWHTISHSFPPAEDYMKQVDWQQLQQEYRDTIDFRKMLQLVPGIGAVVGAWANFGLLEELGVAGMNCFRLRRLHDKAENNGFESK, encoded by the coding sequence TTGGACACAGCGTACACAATTTATGAGCAGCAGATGTTGAAAAAGCTGAAACGCTGGGAAATCCGGCAGCAGAGAACTCCCAACCTGATGGAGCGAGCATCCAAATCTGTTCAAACCAGCATCAATAATTTGATCCCAGATAAGGTTCATAAGACGATAACCGCGACCGTCAAAGGTATCGTGCAAACGACCCTATTCGGTATGAATTACATCCCCAAAAACGAACCATTATACGGCGCCTCCTTAGCAGATAGCGATGCCAAAGCTGAGGAGTTATTATCCCTTTATAAAAAGATTGCCGCAGCAGAAGGAGCGGGTACGGGAGCGGGCGGGATCCTGCTAGGTCTGGCAGATTTCCCGATTCTGATCGGCATTAAATTGAAATTCCTATTTGAGCTGGCGCATGCGTACGGCTACTCGACCAAAGATTACAGGGAGCGGTTGTTCATTCTCTATGTGTTTCAGCTGGCTTTTTCCAGTCCGAATAAGAAACCGGATCTACTTCATACCATTAAGAATTGGCATACCATTTCTCATTCCTTTCCACCAGCTGAGGATTATATGAAGCAAGTGGATTGGCAGCAGCTGCAGCAGGAATACCGGGATACAATTGATTTTCGTAAAATGCTTCAGCTCGTACCCGGTATCGGGGCAGTGGTGGGCGCTTGGGCGAACTTTGGTTTGTTAGAAGAGCTCGGCGTGGCAGGAATGAACTGTTTTCGATTACGCCGATTACATGATAAAGCGGAGAACAACGGTTTCGAATCCAAATAA
- a CDS encoding NAD(P)/FAD-dependent oxidoreductase — MSKPKVVILGAGYGGLVTAIRLQKQMKASEMDVTLVNKHDYHYMTTHLHMPAAGTDHHDNARVAIADLIDERKIHFVKSTVSQILPEEKKVVLGDRDLSYDYLVIGLGSETETFGIPGMNEYAMSIKSINSVRFIRQHIEYMFAKSKMEPKRKDYLTFVVGGAGFTGTEFVGELADRIPVLSKTYDVDPSTVKIINIEASPSALPPGLPEDLVEYGMEVMRRKGVQYKLSTPIKECTSDGVILGNGEFIRAGTVVWSGGIRGNSLLQHAGFDVQRGRVKVDECLRSYQYPDVFITGDCSIVMSPEGTPYPANAQIAVQQGYNVARNLLYAVRGRDLKPFSYDFKGVVASLGRGEAVGLLKVKKVKGKFASLLKKVIDARYLYLIGGIPLIWKKMIFKQKTTARNDHVPN, encoded by the coding sequence ATGAGCAAACCGAAAGTGGTTATTCTTGGCGCAGGTTACGGTGGTCTGGTCACAGCTATTAGGCTTCAGAAGCAGATGAAAGCAAGTGAGATGGATGTAACTTTGGTGAACAAACATGACTATCACTACATGACGACGCATCTGCATATGCCGGCTGCCGGTACCGATCATCATGATAATGCCCGTGTGGCGATTGCGGATTTGATTGATGAGCGTAAGATTCATTTTGTGAAATCAACGGTAAGTCAGATTTTGCCTGAGGAAAAGAAGGTTGTGCTCGGGGATAGGGACCTCTCCTACGATTATTTGGTTATTGGGCTGGGGAGTGAGACCGAGACATTCGGTATTCCTGGGATGAATGAATATGCGATGTCGATTAAGAGCATTAATAGCGTGCGCTTTATTCGCCAGCATATTGAATATATGTTTGCCAAGTCAAAAATGGAGCCAAAGAGGAAAGACTACCTCACCTTTGTGGTTGGGGGCGCAGGCTTCACTGGAACAGAGTTTGTAGGGGAATTGGCGGATCGGATCCCTGTGCTGAGCAAGACCTATGACGTTGACCCGTCTACTGTGAAAATCATTAATATCGAAGCCTCTCCATCGGCACTGCCTCCCGGTCTGCCTGAAGATCTTGTTGAATACGGCATGGAAGTCATGCGCCGCAAAGGTGTTCAGTATAAATTATCCACACCCATTAAGGAGTGCACGTCAGATGGCGTTATTTTGGGCAATGGCGAGTTCATTCGTGCAGGCACTGTTGTGTGGTCGGGAGGCATTCGCGGGAATTCCTTGTTACAGCATGCGGGATTCGACGTGCAGCGGGGAAGGGTCAAGGTTGACGAGTGCTTGCGCTCCTACCAGTATCCGGATGTATTCATTACAGGTGATTGCTCTATTGTGATGAGCCCAGAGGGGACGCCTTATCCGGCGAATGCCCAGATTGCCGTTCAGCAAGGCTACAATGTAGCGAGAAATCTCCTTTATGCCGTTCGCGGCCGCGACCTTAAGCCCTTCTCATACGATTTCAAAGGGGTCGTGGCTTCCTTGGGCAGAGGAGAGGCAGTGGGTTTACTCAAAGTGAAGAAAGTCAAAGGCAAATTCGCTTCTCTCCTGAAAAAAGTCATCGATGCTCGCTATTTATACCTTATTGGCGGCATCCCGCTCATCTGGAAAAAAATGATTTTCAAACAAAAAACAACAGCCCGCAATGATCACGTGCCGAATTGA
- a CDS encoding NAD(P)H-dependent oxidoreductase → MQSKIAIINGHPYDNSYCTALSEAYKKGAIASGSEVRSIHIGSLSFEPNLKYGYHQRLELEEDLLAAQETIRWADHLVFVYPIWWGTVPAILKGFIDRVFLPGFAYRYRPNSIFWDKLLTGKSARLIVTMDTPSWYYRWVYKQAGHHVMKRGTLQFCGVNPVKITEISPVKSSTDKQREKWLAAVEKLGLKRS, encoded by the coding sequence ATGCAATCCAAAATAGCTATTATTAACGGACATCCATATGACAATAGTTACTGCACAGCGTTATCAGAGGCCTATAAGAAAGGCGCAATCGCTAGCGGCTCGGAGGTACGCAGCATTCATATAGGTTCTTTGTCTTTTGAACCGAATTTGAAATATGGCTATCATCAACGGCTGGAGTTAGAAGAGGATTTGCTTGCGGCTCAAGAGACGATCCGTTGGGCGGATCACCTGGTTTTCGTATATCCGATATGGTGGGGGACGGTCCCAGCGATCTTAAAGGGGTTCATCGACCGTGTATTTCTACCAGGTTTCGCTTATCGGTATCGTCCTAACTCCATATTCTGGGACAAATTATTGACTGGGAAGTCTGCCCGTCTCATTGTAACCATGGACACACCTTCCTGGTACTATCGATGGGTATACAAACAAGCAGGTCACCATGTCATGAAACGTGGAACCTTGCAATTTTGCGGAGTCAATCCTGTTAAGATTACAGAAATAAGTCCCGTTAAGTCTTCAACGGATAAGCAGCGTGAAAAGTGGCTGGCAGCTGTTGAAAAGTTAGGTTTGAAGCGTTCATAG
- a CDS encoding AbrB/MazE/SpoVT family DNA-binding domain-containing protein, which translates to MENNKGKEWILMTTATLSKWGNSSAVRIPNQFLKLLNLEEGAELQIMVTADNEILLRPVVKPQETNEELRNHLTTLLSKIKPNSPRHEEIDLGVEGDELI; encoded by the coding sequence TTGGAGAACAATAAAGGAAAGGAATGGATTCTAATGACAACTGCCACGCTTAGTAAATGGGGTAACAGCAGCGCAGTCCGTATTCCTAATCAATTCTTGAAGCTTCTTAACCTTGAGGAAGGCGCAGAACTGCAAATTATGGTGACTGCTGATAACGAGATCCTTCTTCGACCCGTGGTTAAGCCACAAGAAACAAACGAGGAACTGCGCAATCATCTAACTACGCTTCTATCCAAAATTAAGCCGAATTCACCACGTCATGAAGAAATAGATTTGGGAGTTGAAGGAGACGAATTGATTTGA